A stretch of the Notamacropus eugenii isolate mMacEug1 chromosome 2, mMacEug1.pri_v2, whole genome shotgun sequence genome encodes the following:
- the PRMT6 gene encoding protein arginine N-methyltransferase 6: protein MSLPKKRKTDSADADGGEEEDGGEREPGGPEEARETEQGARDRLYYECYSDVSVHEEMIADRVRTDAYRLGILRNWASLRGKTVLDVGAGTGILSVFCAQAGARRVYAVEASDIWQQAREVVRLNGLEDRVHVLPGPVETVELPERVDAIVSEWMGYGLLHESMLASVLHARAKWLKEGGLLLPASAELFLAPINDRTLEWRLGFWGEVKQRYGVDMSCLEGFATRCLMGHSEIVVQGLTGEEVLARPQRFAQLQLDREGLQQELQAGVGGRFSCRCYGSAPMHGFALWFQVTFPGGDGEKPLVLSTSPFHPETHWKQALLYLDEPLQVEQDTDISGEITLSPSRDNPRHLRVLLRYKVGDQEEKTKDFRMGD from the coding sequence ATGTCGCTGCCTAAGAAGAGAAAGACGGACTCTGCGGACGCGGACGGTGGCGAAGAAGAAGATGGCGGGGAGCGCGAGCCGGGCGGGCCGGAGGAGGCCCGGGAGACGGAGCAGGGCGCGCGAGACCGCCTGTACTACGAGTGCTACTCGGACGTGTCCGTGCACGAGGAGATGATTGCCGACCGCGTCCGCACGGACGCCTACCGCCTGGGCATCCTGCGCAACTGGGCGTCGCTGCGGGGCAAGACGGTGCTGGACGTGGGCGCGGGCACGGGCATCCTGAGCGTGTTCTGCGCCCAGGCCGGGGCGCGGCGCGTCTACGCCGTGGAGGCCAGCGACATCTGGCAGCAGGCCCGCGAGGTGGTGCGGCTCAACGGGCTAGAGGACCGCGTGCACGTGCTGCCGGGCCCCGTGGAGACGGTGGAGCTGCCCGAGCGCGTGGACGCCATCGTCAGCGAGTGGATGGGCTACGGGCTGCTGCACGAGTCCATGCTGGCGTCCGTGCTGCACGCGCGCGCCAAGTGGCTCAAGGAAGGCGGCCTCCTGCTGCCGGCCTCGGCCGAGCTCTTCCTGGCCCCCATCAACGACCGGACCCTGGAGTGGCGCCTGGGCTTCTGGGGAGAGGTGAAGCAGCGCTACGGCGTGGACATGAGCTGCCTGGAGGGCTTCGCCACGCGCTGCCTCATGGGACACTCGGAGATCGTGGTGCAGGGCCTGACGGGCGAGGAGGTGCTGGCCCGGCCGCAGCGCTTTGCCCAGCTGCAGCTGGACCGCGAAGGCTTGCAGCAGGAGCTGCAGGCCGGCGTGGGCGGGCGCTTCAGCTGCCGCTGCTATGGCTCGGCCCCCATGCACGGCTTCGCGCTCTGGTTCCAGGTCACCTTCCCCGGGGGGGACGGCGAGAAGCCCCTGGTGCTGTCCACGTCGCCTTTCCACCCGGAGACGCATTGGAAGCAGGCGCTCCTCTACCTGGACGAGCCCCTGCAGGTGGAGCAGGACACGGACATTTCCGGGGAGATCACGCTCTCGCCCTCCCGGGACAACCCCCGCCACCTGCGGGTCTTGCTCCGCTACAAAGTGGGGGATCAGGAGGAGAAGACCAAGGACTTTCGCATGGGGGATTGA